One segment of Pempheris klunzingeri isolate RE-2024b chromosome 20, fPemKlu1.hap1, whole genome shotgun sequence DNA contains the following:
- the dlx4b gene encoding homeobox protein Dlx4b translates to MMSMGFMPDSLNASDPSKSAFLEFGHGHPAHQQHSPGLSHIYPVHGALHAAGHSQHESPFPGSASYGRSLGYAYPGAVNAHPPSAYMSYQHSNHSNSSSLAHSRLEQTDREKSTVTESRDLRLNGKGKKIRKPRTIYSSLQLQALHQRFQQTQYLALPERADLAAKLGLTQTQVKIWFQNKRSKYKKIMKHGSGSEGEHLHSTSSISPCSPGLPQLWEVSMANKGAPMHPNNYMNTFGHWYPNHQDAMPRPQMM, encoded by the exons ATGATGTCTATGGGTTTCATGCCTGACAGTCTGAATGCCTCAGATCCCTCCAAATCGGCCTTTCTAGAGTTTGGCCACGGACATCCGGCACACCAGCAGCACTCCCCCGGACTCTCTCACATTTACCCTGTTCATGGAGCGCTGCACGCTGCTGGGCATTCTCAGCACGAAAGTCCTTTTCCCGGCAGCGCGTCCTATGGGCGCTCTTTGGGCTACGCCTACCCCGGCGCGGTGAACGCTCATCCCCCGTCTGCTTACATGTCCTACCAGCACAGCaatcacagcaacagcagcagtctggCCCACAGCAGATTAGAGCAGACAG ATCGCGAGAAGTCCACGGTGACTGAGAGCAGGGACCTTCGTCTAAATGGCAAGGGGAAGAAAATCCGGAAGCCTCGGACTATCTACTCcagcctgcagctgcaggcTCTGCACCAGCGCTTCCAGCAGACCCAGTACCTGGCTCTACCGGAGCGCGCCGACCTGGCGGCCAAACTGGGCCTCACCCAGACTCAG GTGAAAATATGGTTTCAGAATAAGCGCTCCAAGTATAAAAAGATCATGAAGCATGGCAGCGGATCAGAGGGAGAACATCTCCACAGCACCAGCTCCATCTCCCCCTGCTCGCCCGGGTTGCCCCAGCTTTGGGAGGTCTCCATGGCGAACAAAGGAGCCCCAATGCACCCAAACAATTACATGAACACTTTTGGTCACTGGTATCCAAACCATCAGGACGCGATGCCCAGGCCTCAGATGATGTGA